A DNA window from Ipomoea triloba cultivar NCNSP0323 chromosome 10, ASM357664v1 contains the following coding sequences:
- the LOC116032262 gene encoding G-type lectin S-receptor-like serine/threonine-protein kinase At2g19130 translates to MAMGAVSNGGKRRRGSHTHMGSVCYVFLAFLCFFYNLGLSADSLRPGESITPNRTLLSAGGNFALGFFRPGNSSSSFLGIWYNSINKTVIWVANRESPLPQDSEAVFTLGYDGNLQLLDGDGRNIIWSTNISGSGLAGNSTAAQLQDTGDLIVKQGESILWESFDGDSDTLMPVMRLMVNKKTGKRNLIRCWSSSDDPRPGKFSGGLILKDLPNFLFGKKIFLIIGAPCIRMGLLTVFTFPHWDIHLIHLLQKMMKCISAMHMLTP, encoded by the coding sequence ATGGCTATGGGTGCTGTAAGTAATGGTGGTAAACGGCGGAGGGGTAGTCATACTCATATGGGATCGGTTTGTTATGTTTTCTTAGcctttttgtgttttttctACAATCTTGGATTGAGCGCCGACAGTCTCAGACCCGGCGAATCGATTACTCCAAACCGGACTTTACTCTCAGCCGGCGGGAACTTCGCGTTAGGATTCTTCCGCCCCGGaaactcttcttcttcctttctcGGGATATGGTACAATTCCATCAACAAAACTGTGATCTGGGTAGCTAACAGAGAATCTCCTCTGCCTCAAGATTCTGAAGCCGTTTTCACACTGGGTTATGATGGGAATTTGCAACTTTTGGACGGCGACGGAAGAAATATTATATGGTCAACCAATATCTCAGGCAGCGGATTAGCCGGAAACTCTACGGCCGCCCAACTGCAAGATACGGGAGATCTTATTGTGAAGCAGGGTGAGAGCATCCTTTGGGAAAGCTTTGATGGCGACAGCGATACATTAATGCCGGTGATGAGGCTAATGGTAAACAAGAAAACCGGAAAACGGAACTTGATAAGATGTTGGAGTAGCAGTGATGATCCCCGGCCAGGGAAATTCTCCGGGGGATTGATCCTAAAGGATCTCCCCAATTTTTTATTTGGAAAGAAGATATTCCTTATTATAGGAGCACCTTGTATCAGGATGGGTTTACTTACAGTGTTTACTTTCCCTCACTGGGATATACATCTTATTCATTTGCTACAGAAAATGATGAAGTGTATTTCAGCTATGCATATGCTAACAccttga